One Carya illinoinensis cultivar Pawnee chromosome 5, C.illinoinensisPawnee_v1, whole genome shotgun sequence genomic window, AAGAGACGTCCAAGTTATGGAAGATAGCGGGGCCCATTGCCTTCAACATTCTGTGCCTCTATGGCACCAACTCGGTCACCAACATCTTTGTCGGCCACATCGGGGAAGTGGAGCTCTCCGCCGTAGCTATCGCTCTCTCTGTCATCGGCACCTTCTCTTTCGGCTTCATGGTACCGACCTCTCTATATTATGATCTCATCATGTGCTATATGTTCTTGTTCATTTCAATTTGAGATTAGGAGGGCTTGAGTCAGTTTCCAAGTTGGATCTTGTTTTTCTCGTAATTTCTCTGACATGAACCAGCGGATAACAATgcgaagtttttttttttccttctctctttggAAACAATGCAAAGTTGTTGATGACGAAACTGGTTTCCATAATGGGTTACTTCTTTTCTGGTGGTTGTTTCAAGATTAGGGAAATTCAAGCTATAGCTGGAATATGAATTTTATAAGCAAGTCATGGGTATAAAATTTCTTACTTATCcggaatataataaatacatacGTACACATAAATGTATCTGACACATCCATTCATCGTAACTCATATCTCATTTATCAACATTAATGTGACTTTTATTGTTTGTCCCAAAATTGTGTGTAGCTTGGTATGGGGAGTGCCCTGGAGACGCTTTGTGGTCAAGCTTTTGGTGCCGGACAAATCTACTTGCTCGGTATTTACATGCAACGATCCTGGATTATCCTCTGGGTCTCCTGTATTGTTATCTTGCCGATTTACGTATTTGCTACCCCGATTCTAAAGTTCCTAGGACAAGAAGATGACATAGCTGATCTTGCTGGAAAATTCACTGTTTTAATCATTCCCCAGTTATTCTCATTTGCCTTCAATTTCCCAACGCAAAAGTTCCTTCAGGCCCAGAGCAAGGTTAGTGTGCTTGCATGGATCGGGTTCGTGGCTCTAATAATACACTTGGGGATGCTTGGTCTTTTCATATATGTATTCGGTTGGGGGGTAACTGGTGCAGCCATTGCACTGGACATCACAGGTTGGGAGATCGCCGTGGCTCAGGTTGTCTATGTTGTATTTTGGTGCAACGAAGGGTGGAATGGATTGTCTTGGTTGGCTTTCAAAGACATTTGGGCCTTTGTTAGGCTCTCACTTGCATCGGCAGTGATGCTTTGCCTAGAAATTTGGTATATGATGAGCATAATAATTCTTACCGGTCACCTTGATAATGCTGTGATTGCTGTCGGTTCCCTCTCTATTTGGTAAGACCACAACAAACACTTGCTTTTGGTATCGAATTACAAATAATATCGCTAAACACCTATATGCAGCTTCATAGCCAAATTGCTTGTTCTGTTTTCCGAAGGATTATCAATCTCATCATGGatagttgtattattttaaatCATGAACGAACTTACAAAGAAAAACACCTTATTCGAAATCATGGGCTTATGCAATCATGAAAGGCCACGTGACATGAGTGTGTATTATCTCTTGATGTGGTAAGAAAAGGGAGGTTTAGAGAAGTTGTTCTGTTTTATATCGATTAAAGAAGTTATTCTCCCATGTATTTCTATGGAATTGGTGCATGGGGTAACATTATCCTAGATCAAATACAGACCATTGATAGCGGGAATAGTTAAGAACATGCACCTCTAAATATGTTCCTTTTACTCATCATTATATTTCGTATTCCAGCATGAATTTCAACGGGTGGGAAGCCATGCTGTTCATTGGAATAAATGCAGCTATAAGGTACATCACCGAAACTCTGAATTCTTTTTAGggaaaatatactttttttgtCCCCTTCAACTACCAGATGTCTTACTTTTCGCACCAAACTATAAAAACTAAAACGTTTAACTCTGTAAGTTAAAAAAACTAACAAAGAATATCCAATCTGATTATGTCCCTTAAGATGAATGAAGATATGTGATGCACACAATTTTGATAATTAGATCTAACGGAGGGTACGCATTgcaacattttgtttttttttgttttttaatagttaaagtgTGTAATATATCAGTTTTAGTAAATTTGAGGGTGCGAAGTGgattcttttctcttctttttgtaTCATTTTTTGGTAACACTCCAAACACCTA contains:
- the LOC122309126 gene encoding protein DETOXIFICATION 35-like gives rise to the protein MDTPLIDGDYPPVRSVGEARRVFWKETSKLWKIAGPIAFNILCLYGTNSVTNIFVGHIGEVELSAVAIALSVIGTFSFGFMLGMGSALETLCGQAFGAGQIYLLGIYMQRSWIILWVSCIVILPIYVFATPILKFLGQEDDIADLAGKFTVLIIPQLFSFAFNFPTQKFLQAQSKVSVLAWIGFVALIIHLGMLGLFIYVFGWGVTGAAIALDITGWEIAVAQVVYVVFWCNEGWNGLSWLAFKDIWAFVRLSLASAVMLCLEIWYMMSIIILTGHLDNAVIAVGSLSICMNFNGWEAMLFIGINAAISVRVSNELGLGHPRAAKYSVYVTVLQSLLIGIFFMVVILITKDYFAVIFTSSEDLQRAVSRLAFLLGVTMVLNSVQPVISGVAVGGGWQALVAYINLGSYYVFGLPLGFLLGYTAKLGVMGLWGGMICGTALQTLLLLLVLYKTNWNKEVEQTTERMQKWGGQDIKTDMIPDNV